The Nonlabens spongiae genome contains a region encoding:
- a CDS encoding GNAT family N-acetyltransferase: MDYQFNDNEDLKWFELHLNDAIAFIDYIVAQETIYLTHTEVPKGYEGQGIGFIIVKRALNDIKSKGLKLVPLCPFVAMYLKKNPEWKELVYRNINHHCSN; this comes from the coding sequence ATGGATTATCAATTTAATGACAATGAAGATTTAAAATGGTTTGAACTTCACTTAAATGATGCAATTGCTTTTATAGACTACATCGTTGCTCAAGAAACTATATACCTCACCCATACTGAAGTGCCTAAGGGTTACGAAGGTCAGGGTATAGGCTTCATAATTGTGAAAAGAGCTTTAAATGATATCAAGAGTAAGGGCTTGAAACTAGTTCCCTTATGTCCTTTTGTAGCAATGTATCTAAAGAAAAATCCTGAGTGGAAGGAACTGGTTTACCGAAATATTAATCATCATTGCTCTAATTGA
- a CDS encoding fasciclin domain-containing protein: protein MKITRIFSIAFLSATLFMVSCKDEAAEREAEEKMEMEKQEAEMEQKRADSLAMVETQKRERDERATSINGAMMYDDMTIVENASTSDDLSTLVAAVKAADLVETLNSEGPFTVFAPTNAAFDKLPAGTVDNLMKAENKAKLKGVLTYHVVSGNVMAADLQKMIKDGNGTATLKTVNGGQLTAMVKDGKVRLKDAKGNTSTVTVTDVKQSNGVVHVIDTVVMPSA from the coding sequence ATGAAAATCACAAGAATTTTTAGTATCGCATTTCTTTCAGCTACCTTATTCATGGTATCATGTAAAGATGAAGCCGCAGAACGGGAAGCAGAAGAAAAAATGGAAATGGAAAAACAGGAAGCAGAAATGGAGCAAAAGCGAGCTGATTCCCTTGCCATGGTAGAAACCCAAAAAAGAGAGCGCGATGAACGTGCTACTAGCATCAATGGAGCTATGATGTATGATGACATGACCATCGTAGAAAATGCATCAACCAGTGATGATCTCTCAACCCTCGTTGCTGCTGTAAAAGCTGCTGATCTGGTTGAGACTCTGAATAGCGAAGGACCATTTACCGTATTTGCACCTACAAATGCTGCATTTGATAAACTGCCTGCCGGTACAGTAGATAATCTCATGAAAGCTGAAAACAAAGCAAAATTAAAAGGCGTGCTCACCTACCATGTAGTTTCTGGAAATGTTATGGCTGCTGATCTTCAAAAAATGATCAAAGATGGAAACGGAACGGCCACCCTTAAAACTGTAAATGGTGGACAATTGACTGCCATGGTAAAAGATGGTAAAGTTAGGTTGAAAGATGCCAAAGGAAATACTTCCACAGTTACCGTGACAGATGTGAAGCAATCTAACGGTGTGGTACACGTAATTGACACAGTGGTTATGCCATCTGCATAG
- a CDS encoding geranylgeranylglycerol-phosphate geranylgeranyltransferase encodes MTQNPQNPPAETAREKSLFVKALSLFSSVRLYNVVLMGFAQLLAAVFIIAPEKPIVDTLADPKLWLLIIASALSIAGGYIINNFYDREKDLINRPQKTLLENQVSRNTLWTVYFGVNGLAFGLGLIVAFKAGLFYAGYIALMWLYSHKLKRQLFLGNLTAALLAVLPFFVLFMYFRNFYEVILVHGFFLFLIIAMREIIKDLENLQGDLVQGYNTIPVALGEKKAKQFYSLLTFLTTLPIAVLIGYFSIGYMDYYFCFIAGALLICLPLLWNSRRKREYILIHFILKIIIGLGVFSILLIDLENLILKVSNLW; translated from the coding sequence ATGACCCAAAATCCTCAGAATCCCCCTGCTGAAACGGCGCGTGAGAAATCACTATTTGTAAAAGCGCTGAGCCTCTTCAGCTCTGTGCGGTTGTATAATGTGGTACTGATGGGGTTTGCACAGTTGCTGGCGGCTGTTTTTATCATTGCTCCAGAGAAACCCATCGTCGATACACTGGCTGACCCAAAACTCTGGCTGCTGATTATTGCATCGGCGCTCTCAATTGCTGGTGGGTACATCATCAACAACTTCTACGACCGCGAGAAAGATCTTATCAATAGACCTCAAAAGACACTATTGGAAAATCAAGTGAGCAGGAACACTTTATGGACTGTTTATTTTGGAGTTAATGGACTTGCCTTTGGACTAGGACTCATCGTGGCTTTTAAAGCTGGGCTTTTCTATGCCGGCTATATTGCTCTTATGTGGCTTTATTCTCATAAATTGAAAAGACAATTATTCTTGGGAAATCTAACAGCTGCGCTGCTTGCTGTTCTCCCTTTCTTTGTTCTTTTCATGTACTTTAGAAATTTCTATGAAGTAATTTTAGTACATGGATTTTTCTTGTTTTTGATTATCGCCATGCGGGAGATCATAAAAGATCTTGAAAATTTACAAGGTGATCTTGTTCAAGGCTACAACACAATACCGGTCGCTTTAGGTGAAAAGAAAGCAAAACAGTTCTACTCACTTCTCACGTTCCTCACAACCTTACCTATTGCGGTGCTTATAGGCTATTTCTCCATAGGCTATATGGATTATTACTTTTGCTTTATTGCAGGAGCGCTTCTTATTTGTTTACCACTTCTCTGGAACTCTCGGCGTAAACGTGAATACATCCTCATTCATTTTATTTTGAAAATCATCATCGGCCTGGGAGTTTTCTCGATTCTGTTGATCGATCTAGAAAATCTAATTCTCAAGGTCTCTAATTTGTGGTAA
- a CDS encoding metal-dependent hydrolase, translating to MDSLTQIVLGAAVGEAVLGRKAGNKAQLYGAIAGTIPDLDVIARYFTDTITATEIHRGFSHSVLFAVIASPVLGWIVNRMEHKLNLGWRSWAWLFFWGIFTHPLLDAFTTWGTQIFYPFDYRVAFNSIFVIDPLYTLPFLICTIWAMFLKRDTLSRKRMNLTGIVLSSSYLLLSVLLKSMALGQFEAALKEQNIAYNEISTRPAALNTILWNANVDTQDAYLIADYSFFDSKPISFKSYPKNRKREPNFTNPQSQQNLQRLIYISQGWYLMEEKEGNWYFYDLRFGLMPVANGKEQFVFSYLLKEENGVLTAQETEKAPRDAGLLLETLWERVKGN from the coding sequence ATGGATAGTCTTACACAAATTGTACTGGGCGCTGCCGTTGGGGAGGCCGTTTTAGGAAGAAAGGCTGGCAACAAGGCCCAGCTTTATGGAGCCATTGCCGGCACAATTCCAGACCTAGATGTCATCGCCCGTTATTTCACTGATACCATAACCGCGACTGAAATCCACCGCGGTTTCAGTCATAGTGTATTATTTGCCGTTATCGCCTCGCCCGTTTTGGGTTGGATTGTAAACCGCATGGAGCATAAATTGAACCTCGGGTGGAGATCGTGGGCATGGCTGTTCTTTTGGGGCATCTTTACCCACCCTTTACTCGATGCTTTCACAACCTGGGGAACACAAATTTTTTATCCATTTGATTATCGGGTCGCCTTCAACAGCATCTTTGTCATTGACCCGCTTTACACGTTGCCATTTTTGATCTGCACAATTTGGGCGATGTTTTTGAAAAGAGATACGCTTTCGCGAAAGCGAATGAACCTAACAGGCATCGTACTAAGCTCCAGCTACCTACTTTTAAGCGTCTTATTGAAGTCGATGGCTCTCGGTCAATTTGAAGCTGCTCTAAAAGAACAAAATATTGCTTACAACGAAATTTCAACACGACCTGCTGCATTAAATACCATCTTGTGGAATGCTAACGTAGATACCCAAGATGCCTACTTAATAGCCGATTACTCGTTTTTTGACAGCAAACCCATATCATTCAAAAGCTATCCAAAAAACCGCAAGCGGGAACCGAACTTCACAAACCCACAATCTCAACAAAATCTTCAACGGCTTATTTACATCAGCCAAGGTTGGTATTTGATGGAAGAAAAAGAGGGCAACTGGTATTTCTACGATTTACGTTTCGGGTTGATGCCGGTAGCAAATGGAAAGGAACAATTTGTATTTTCCTACCTACTCAAAGAAGAAAACGGAGTCCTCACCGCCCAAGAAACCGAAAAAGCACCTCGTGATGCAGGACTTCTACTAGAAACCTTGTGGGAACGGGTGAAGGGGAATTGA
- a CDS encoding mechanosensitive ion channel family protein, whose protein sequence is MQDNSAAEQSTELKDSGTLILDQLTSWYNSFMKMLPNLGIAILVLIVAYVISKYVDKGIRKLLRSRVSQASVRRLAGKGVAIVVVLGGIFIAMSVLDLNNVVSGIIAGAGVSGLVIGLALQGSLSNVVSGVILSFRKQIKVGDWIESNGYSGEVQEIQLDKLILKQADNNIVVLPNKDVFDNPLLNYSLTDRMRIILLCGVGYESDLEQVRDLAVKTISEKYPQKDGEEVEFFFNEFGDSSINFMLRFWADATRAKHKHIALSEAVIAIKKAFDGADINIPFPIRTLEFNNKLGLEKSQNSPEN, encoded by the coding sequence ATGCAAGATAATTCCGCAGCAGAGCAATCGACTGAACTAAAAGATAGTGGAACCCTCATACTTGACCAGCTCACTTCATGGTATAATTCATTTATGAAAATGCTACCTAATCTAGGTATTGCTATTCTAGTTCTTATCGTTGCTTATGTAATTAGTAAGTATGTAGATAAGGGAATTAGAAAGTTATTACGGAGTCGTGTTTCTCAAGCTTCAGTAAGGCGCCTTGCCGGTAAGGGTGTTGCGATAGTAGTAGTTCTAGGTGGAATTTTCATTGCTATGAGCGTGCTTGATCTCAACAATGTCGTGAGCGGTATCATCGCTGGTGCTGGTGTATCAGGACTTGTTATAGGACTAGCTCTGCAAGGTTCACTTTCAAATGTAGTGAGCGGTGTTATATTATCCTTCAGGAAGCAGATCAAAGTCGGTGACTGGATTGAGTCTAATGGATATTCAGGTGAAGTTCAAGAGATTCAACTTGATAAACTCATTCTTAAGCAAGCAGATAACAATATTGTGGTATTACCTAATAAAGATGTCTTTGATAACCCTTTACTTAATTACTCTTTAACTGATCGCATGAGAATCATCCTTCTATGTGGCGTAGGTTATGAGAGCGACCTTGAGCAGGTTAGAGATCTTGCCGTTAAGACGATTTCTGAAAAATACCCACAAAAAGATGGTGAAGAGGTGGAGTTTTTCTTCAATGAATTTGGAGACAGTAGCATCAACTTCATGTTACGATTCTGGGCAGATGCCACTAGGGCAAAACACAAACATATCGCATTGAGCGAAGCCGTTATTGCCATCAAAAAAGCATTTGACGGAGCTGATATCAACATTCCATTCCCAATCAGAACTTTAGAATTCAACAATAAATTAGGCTTAGAGAAGTCTCAAAATTCCCCAGAAAATTAA
- a CDS encoding alpha-2-macroglobulin family protein has product MKFYYLLLISLTCSLAMAQKPFDKKWEEVELLEVQNKIDDAQKIVKRIKRKAQRRDNESQLIKAFIYKAKFDLINSSGALSDVESELQQLIRTSNSPSRNIYQMIYAELLENFKDRESSNLREREKFDIKIDSTDHRAWDLSYLNQKIKQLYDSSIENPEELSKISIDEYAAIITDTLYTKKWQPTLYDLLARSAIENLKDEINPYFMSTEVDSIYLQEAVKLKPDLTKIKPSNSFETKFKQIIEIYQQLENIHLFTHREAAYIKVVIDRINFVPTNNDDKLIKTYEESLSALSTEYSHEPEHTLATYQLAKHFFSKANVDQYLRRDSKKESNRLRVKYRAKAIELALQSIEQFPKSFGARQCKSLLEVSRSSSINIRFEPISYPEQYSIAQIDHKNIDSLKVFWKRISITDYINLEDSLADAIYNSAKTENSFERIVEIDLKTEHDGFREQLNYPWQAPKSEGNYLIYLEYKTGNITKIDYEQAQVTSILPQATYDDDRAYFKVLERFTGYPLKGVRVQMQEDEELPVVEVVTDFDGMAIANIKDFDDSHSLLFIRGKDSLLLDNYSLYSNYEDKEEEVDEKTVTTYVYLDRGIYRPGQTVYYKVIVVVEENGSTRVLPNEELNFYVESANGREIFDIYQTTNEYGSFHGSFEIPEGVALGEFSIDIDSDEETIFWDIVDGINGWDTAKTFRVEEYKRPTFEVTIEEKDRKFLVGSNIQLKVNAKAFLGAPIDGAQVNYSIYRKSYDYGNLRYSYGYDKIDSKTFKNDSITTNTKGEYIIDFIAEPNNYKEKENDQKLNYAYKIEVEVLDANGEQHDAQTVVEASSKAHELILETPAEISLNNRSISFYSENLTKQKIEKSYQIKIYKTTGEYRNTNDPWSETGLSRKKLDSLFADDLNYKFNFAKQKDSLVFSKVYEHQETVQTELPIDSSWKNGFYRIEVETLSVDAEKSPLKTSKTLPFWINKNQPLTPLLAMENHRFTDEGVDIDFFTSADSTYVSMYVFTHDKDLREESFTIYKGKTTHSTTYSEVPGSITYFKYETTRKGATGSGMLSIERTREEQGAIRIKTETLRNKLQPGKEETWSFQLENENGSPFQLEALASMYDASLDDFKENEWMPLKPLDTYRYNKREPFKYYMTLRNYYGYAYYSGGTSYGYGLLSLPSGPHWVFHGLLQADYHSLYRSYLESLKLKRKDKKKLKKGAHLLGVVTGPDGLPILGATVQILDTQTFTTTDFDGNFSISAETGDTILISYTGYDSQQIIVGKSNYKEIQLTTSLDEVVVTGYRTILGVPPPNSNAIQRLMGQVPGVTVQTATGQPGANSLNQIRGVSSMNENTEPLIVFDGKPITEKQFGLLSRETIGEVTVIKPEDATAIYGNRGSNGVIIITPKKGFNYEELLNLESLANVETRKNLDETAFFLPQLYTDQKGSLKFTFTSPEMLTRWNFQLLAHNKNAESSIISREVVTQKDLNIILNKPRFVREGDYLVLKAKLINLTNKDIKALCKLEFSNASNMKKLNIIEGPSLKNLSIGNKSSQNLSWKIKVPENLPALSYKIIASAGNFSDGEEGVIPVLPNKILVSRTTRSWIASKGTGEITLPDLTRENINKYDSKNLSFEFQGSPKIAIIYALPYLMDYAHQCSEQTFAKYYANAVAAHLVQSDPEIAQFIKQNHQNSNPEEEPLQSAINSSPWYYKLASPQVKLERLVSYLEPEKVQDQQSRHLQRLKLMQDSDGLFPWFDGGAPNISITQHILNGLSFLKHKNLLTQDEFPSFMYEKGLQGLDSYWKEYLEDFDKQYNKGVESFTFSTTYWDYLYVRSQEKDVEVKTDSTDILGRVKDLAFAKAKKQFATYSIYEQLLMAMTLHNEGHNKEAKNILQGLRQIAVKNDERGMYWKFHENNRGWYGRAIETQSLAITAFSQILNDTNTVELLKIWLLNKQEWASWGTTKATVMASTAVLETSGKATEIQMPKIYWGGTSITEQQNISQGSMEALNSITGNVPIEDIQESYKTLKIDNKSDQPATAAIHWDFMAPLEEFNALEDDDVKVNKKLYHKDDSNQWLELTHGDILELGEKIKVKLLIETTKNLSYIHLKDLRASGLEPVETLSEHSRVNGTTYYKSIRDDRHDFYFELMQAGTYVIEYELMCNNAGVFENGFARMEGMYNPELKVYSKSMRIKIQD; this is encoded by the coding sequence ATGAAATTCTATTATTTACTACTTATCAGTTTAACCTGTAGCCTTGCCATGGCTCAAAAACCTTTTGACAAAAAATGGGAGGAGGTTGAACTACTTGAAGTTCAAAACAAAATTGATGACGCACAAAAGATCGTCAAAAGAATTAAGCGCAAAGCACAACGCCGTGACAATGAAAGCCAACTAATAAAAGCATTTATCTACAAAGCTAAGTTTGATTTGATTAATTCAAGCGGCGCCTTGAGTGATGTTGAAAGTGAATTGCAGCAACTTATTAGAACAAGCAACTCACCATCGAGGAACATTTATCAAATGATCTATGCAGAACTACTGGAAAATTTCAAGGATCGCGAGTCAAGCAATTTAAGGGAGCGGGAAAAATTTGATATTAAAATTGATTCCACGGATCATAGAGCATGGGATTTATCATATTTAAATCAGAAGATCAAACAGCTTTACGATAGCTCTATCGAGAATCCAGAAGAACTTAGTAAAATTTCTATCGATGAATATGCGGCGATTATTACTGATACTTTGTACACTAAAAAGTGGCAACCTACCCTCTATGATTTACTAGCTCGATCAGCAATTGAAAACCTCAAAGACGAAATCAACCCTTATTTTATGAGTACAGAGGTAGATTCAATTTACCTTCAAGAAGCAGTTAAGCTGAAACCCGACTTGACTAAAATCAAACCATCAAATTCCTTTGAAACAAAATTCAAACAAATTATTGAGATTTATCAGCAGTTAGAAAATATTCACCTATTCACTCACAGAGAAGCAGCGTATATCAAAGTGGTCATTGATCGTATAAATTTTGTTCCAACAAACAATGATGACAAACTCATCAAAACCTATGAAGAATCCCTTTCAGCTCTAAGTACTGAATATTCTCATGAACCCGAGCATACTCTTGCAACTTATCAGCTTGCAAAGCATTTTTTCTCGAAAGCCAACGTCGATCAATATTTAAGAAGAGATTCTAAAAAGGAAAGTAACAGGCTAAGAGTAAAATATAGAGCAAAAGCAATTGAGCTAGCCCTACAGTCGATAGAACAATTTCCAAAAAGCTTTGGTGCTAGACAATGCAAGTCACTTCTCGAGGTTTCAAGATCAAGCTCCATAAACATTCGGTTTGAGCCTATATCATACCCAGAACAGTATTCCATTGCACAGATTGATCACAAAAACATTGACAGCCTCAAAGTTTTCTGGAAACGCATAAGTATAACAGATTACATAAATTTGGAAGATTCCCTTGCGGATGCAATTTATAACAGTGCTAAAACCGAAAACAGTTTTGAAAGGATAGTAGAGATTGACTTAAAAACTGAACACGATGGATTTAGAGAACAGCTGAATTATCCATGGCAGGCTCCTAAAAGTGAAGGAAACTATCTTATATATCTTGAATACAAAACAGGAAATATTACCAAGATCGATTACGAACAGGCGCAAGTCACCTCTATATTGCCACAAGCTACTTATGATGATGATCGTGCGTACTTCAAAGTTCTGGAGAGATTCACAGGCTATCCTTTAAAAGGGGTGAGGGTTCAAATGCAAGAAGATGAAGAATTACCAGTTGTAGAAGTCGTAACCGATTTTGATGGAATGGCGATAGCTAATATTAAAGATTTTGATGATAGCCATTCCCTGCTTTTCATTAGAGGAAAAGACTCATTACTACTTGACAATTATAGTCTTTATTCAAACTATGAGGATAAAGAGGAAGAAGTTGATGAAAAAACAGTAACCACTTACGTTTACTTAGATCGAGGTATCTACCGACCAGGTCAGACCGTTTATTATAAAGTAATTGTCGTTGTTGAAGAAAACGGCTCAACTCGCGTATTGCCCAATGAGGAATTAAATTTTTACGTCGAGTCTGCAAATGGCAGAGAGATATTTGATATTTATCAAACCACTAATGAATATGGAAGTTTTCACGGAAGTTTTGAGATTCCAGAGGGAGTCGCACTGGGCGAGTTTAGCATTGATATTGATTCTGATGAGGAAACGATATTTTGGGATATTGTGGATGGCATAAATGGCTGGGATACTGCTAAGACCTTCAGAGTAGAGGAGTATAAAAGACCCACCTTTGAAGTAACTATTGAAGAAAAAGATCGCAAGTTTCTAGTAGGATCAAACATTCAACTTAAAGTGAATGCTAAAGCCTTTTTGGGAGCCCCAATTGACGGTGCACAGGTAAATTACTCGATTTATAGAAAATCCTATGATTATGGGAACTTAAGATATTCGTACGGATATGATAAAATAGACAGCAAGACTTTCAAAAATGATAGCATCACAACAAATACTAAGGGTGAATACATCATTGATTTTATTGCAGAGCCTAATAATTATAAAGAAAAAGAAAACGACCAGAAGCTAAACTACGCTTATAAGATCGAGGTGGAAGTGCTTGATGCCAATGGAGAACAACATGATGCACAAACCGTTGTCGAGGCAAGCTCCAAAGCGCACGAATTGATTTTAGAAACACCAGCCGAAATCAGCCTAAACAATCGTTCAATTTCATTTTACTCAGAGAACTTGACTAAGCAAAAAATTGAAAAGTCTTATCAAATAAAAATCTACAAAACCACAGGTGAATACCGTAATACTAATGACCCATGGAGTGAGACTGGACTTTCTAGAAAAAAACTAGATTCTCTCTTCGCTGATGACCTCAATTATAAATTTAACTTTGCAAAGCAAAAAGATTCGCTTGTTTTCTCTAAGGTTTATGAGCATCAAGAAACTGTCCAAACGGAATTGCCTATCGATTCATCTTGGAAAAACGGATTCTATCGAATTGAGGTGGAAACCTTATCAGTAGATGCTGAAAAAAGCCCTCTCAAAACATCTAAAACTTTACCGTTCTGGATCAACAAGAATCAGCCTTTAACGCCATTACTGGCGATGGAGAATCATCGATTTACGGACGAAGGTGTCGACATAGATTTTTTCACCTCAGCAGATAGTACCTACGTGAGTATGTATGTTTTTACTCATGATAAAGATTTAAGAGAAGAGAGTTTTACTATTTACAAAGGTAAAACCACCCACAGCACCACTTATTCAGAAGTTCCAGGATCGATTACCTATTTTAAGTATGAGACTACACGCAAAGGTGCCACCGGATCAGGAATGTTATCTATAGAACGTACAAGGGAAGAGCAAGGGGCTATCAGAATAAAAACTGAAACACTTAGAAATAAACTTCAACCTGGAAAAGAAGAAACTTGGAGTTTTCAACTTGAGAATGAAAACGGCTCCCCATTTCAGCTAGAGGCTTTAGCAAGCATGTATGATGCCAGCTTAGATGACTTCAAAGAAAATGAATGGATGCCATTAAAACCTTTAGATACATACCGCTATAACAAACGTGAGCCCTTTAAATATTATATGACTCTAAGAAACTATTACGGCTATGCTTATTATAGCGGTGGCACTTCATATGGTTACGGTTTATTATCACTGCCTTCAGGACCTCATTGGGTATTTCACGGTTTGCTACAAGCAGATTACCATAGTCTCTACCGTTCTTATCTCGAAAGTTTAAAATTGAAGCGCAAAGACAAGAAAAAGCTCAAAAAAGGGGCTCATTTACTTGGCGTAGTCACCGGTCCAGATGGCTTGCCTATCCTAGGAGCGACTGTTCAAATTTTAGATACCCAAACGTTCACAACAACAGATTTTGATGGTAATTTTAGTATCAGTGCCGAAACCGGCGATACCATACTTATAAGTTATACAGGATATGATTCACAACAAATAATTGTAGGAAAAAGCAACTACAAAGAAATTCAGTTGACCACATCTTTAGATGAGGTTGTGGTAACGGGTTACAGAACAATTCTAGGCGTACCACCACCTAATTCTAACGCCATTCAACGCCTAATGGGACAAGTTCCAGGAGTAACTGTTCAAACAGCTACAGGTCAACCGGGAGCAAATTCATTAAATCAAATACGAGGTGTAAGTTCTATGAATGAAAATACTGAACCTTTAATTGTTTTTGATGGCAAACCTATTACTGAAAAGCAATTCGGGCTGCTCAGTAGAGAAACGATAGGTGAGGTGACGGTCATCAAACCTGAAGATGCCACTGCGATCTATGGTAATCGAGGCAGTAACGGAGTAATAATCATAACTCCAAAAAAAGGATTCAATTATGAAGAGCTACTTAACCTAGAAAGTCTCGCCAATGTTGAGACTCGTAAAAACCTAGATGAAACGGCATTTTTTCTTCCTCAACTCTATACTGATCAGAAGGGCTCTTTGAAATTCACATTTACCAGTCCCGAGATGCTCACCCGCTGGAACTTCCAGTTGCTAGCACATAATAAAAATGCAGAATCAAGCATCATTTCCAGAGAGGTTGTCACCCAGAAGGACCTCAACATCATTTTGAATAAGCCCAGATTTGTAAGAGAAGGAGATTATTTAGTGCTCAAAGCTAAGCTCATCAATCTTACAAATAAGGACATTAAAGCCCTGTGCAAATTAGAGTTTTCCAATGCTTCAAACATGAAAAAACTGAACATAATTGAAGGTCCCAGTCTTAAAAATTTGAGCATTGGAAACAAATCAAGTCAGAATTTAAGTTGGAAAATTAAGGTTCCAGAAAACCTACCTGCTCTTTCCTATAAAATCATAGCGAGTGCAGGCAACTTTAGTGATGGTGAAGAAGGTGTGATCCCTGTGTTACCCAATAAAATCCTAGTTAGTCGCACTACTCGATCGTGGATTGCCAGTAAGGGAACGGGTGAAATTACGCTTCCCGACCTAACTCGAGAAAACATTAACAAATACGATTCAAAAAATCTCTCTTTTGAATTTCAGGGCAGTCCTAAAATAGCCATCATATATGCCCTCCCCTACCTCATGGATTATGCGCATCAGTGTTCTGAGCAAACCTTTGCAAAGTACTATGCAAATGCTGTAGCCGCCCACCTAGTTCAAAGTGATCCAGAGATCGCCCAATTTATAAAACAGAACCATCAAAACTCCAATCCAGAAGAAGAGCCGCTTCAATCAGCCATCAACAGTTCTCCCTGGTATTATAAGCTGGCATCGCCACAGGTTAAACTAGAGCGTCTTGTCTCCTATCTAGAACCTGAAAAAGTACAAGACCAGCAGAGCCGTCATTTACAGCGTCTCAAACTCATGCAGGATAGTGATGGTCTCTTCCCATGGTTTGATGGTGGCGCTCCTAATATATCCATCACTCAACACATCTTGAATGGTTTGAGTTTTCTGAAGCACAAAAATTTATTGACTCAAGATGAATTCCCAAGTTTCATGTATGAGAAGGGACTTCAGGGATTAGATTCTTACTGGAAAGAATATCTGGAAGATTTTGATAAACAATATAATAAGGGAGTTGAATCCTTTACATTCAGCACGACATATTGGGATTACCTCTACGTCAGGTCTCAGGAAAAAGATGTAGAAGTTAAGACAGACTCTACAGATATCTTAGGGAGGGTTAAGGATCTCGCTTTCGCGAAAGCGAAAAAACAATTTGCCACCTACAGCATTTATGAACAATTGCTCATGGCAATGACTTTACACAACGAAGGCCACAACAAAGAGGCAAAGAACATTCTGCAAGGATTACGACAAATCGCTGTCAAAAATGATGAACGTGGAATGTACTGGAAATTCCACGAAAACAACAGAGGCTGGTACGGTAGGGCTATAGAAACCCAAAGTCTGGCCATAACAGCATTTTCTCAAATTCTCAACGATACCAATACAGTAGAATTGCTTAAAATCTGGCTGTTGAACAAACAAGAATGGGCGAGCTGGGGAACGACTAAAGCGACCGTTATGGCGAGTACTGCGGTTTTGGAAACTTCAGGAAAAGCAACCGAAATACAGATGCCAAAAATTTACTGGGGAGGTACATCCATCACGGAGCAGCAAAATATTTCTCAAGGCTCAATGGAAGCTTTAAATAGCATCACGGGAAATGTACCTATTGAAGACATCCAGGAATCCTACAAGACACTCAAAATCGACAATAAATCTGATCAGCCTGCTACCGCTGCGATTCACTGGGATTTTATGGCTCCTCTTGAAGAGTTCAACGCTTTAGAAGATGATGATGTAAAAGTGAACAAAAAGCTATACCATAAGGATGATTCCAATCAATGGTTGGAATTAACACACGGTGACATTCTTGAGTTGGGTGAAAAAATCAAGGTAAAACTCTTGATAGAAACCACAAAAAACCTGAGTTATATCCATTTGAAAGACTTGAGGGCGTCTGGCCTTGAGCCCGTTGAAACGCTTTCAGAACACTCACGGGTCAATGGAACTACATACTACAAAAGCATACGTGATGATAGACACGACTTTTACTTTGAGTTGATGCAAGCTGGAACTTATGTGATCGAATATGAATTAATGTGTAATAATGCGGGCGTATTTGAAAATGGTTTTGCCAGAATGGAAGGAATGTATAATCCAGAGCTGAAAGTATACAGTAAAAGCATGCGCATTAAAATTCAGGACTGA